Proteins from a genomic interval of Candidatus Latescibacter sp.:
- a CDS encoding sigma-54 dependent transcriptional regulator encodes MNVSYTILVIDDEPVMRDSCYQILSRKGCDVWLSENGRQGLSQLRERQFDAVILDLKMPGISGFDILKIIQTDYPETIAIVITGYPTIETAVEAMKLGARDFIPKPFTPNMLRTVLSRALQARRNENDQSRTGRGCSAAGIDTIVGASPVMKELKRFIIKAARTECSVLITGETGTGKELVARALHYYSPRRNNNFITVDSGGLVDTLIESELFGHEKGSFTGAITNRIGRFEIAHKGTLFFDEIANMSLQIQSKLLRVLQEHEITPVGGQKLIAVDVRIIAATNTNLEQEIKRGMFRKDLYYRINVIPIHLPPLRERREDIPLLADYFLTKFLKNKKVKAPVRITESAVESMMNYSWPGNVRELEHLMNRAVMLCDDDKVDPFRVSGNFGTDAPCGFSVNHQAHQLHEIEREHIIEMLKLYGHNKSLIARMLGIDRKTLRNKMKRYEISDNTVHLSEKRKDL; translated from the coding sequence ATGAACGTCTCTTATACTATACTGGTCATCGATGACGAACCGGTTATGCGGGATTCCTGTTACCAGATTCTTTCCCGTAAAGGATGCGATGTCTGGCTCTCGGAAAATGGCAGACAGGGACTCTCACAGCTCCGCGAACGTCAGTTCGATGCAGTAATCCTCGATCTCAAGATGCCCGGCATCAGCGGTTTCGACATTCTTAAAATAATCCAGACTGACTATCCTGAAACGATTGCCATCGTCATCACCGGCTACCCGACGATCGAAACGGCTGTGGAAGCAATGAAACTGGGCGCCCGGGATTTTATTCCGAAGCCTTTTACTCCGAATATGCTCCGAACGGTTCTCTCACGGGCCCTCCAGGCGCGGAGGAATGAGAACGATCAATCCCGAACCGGGCGGGGCTGCTCAGCCGCCGGAATTGATACCATTGTCGGGGCAAGTCCGGTGATGAAAGAGCTGAAACGGTTCATCATAAAAGCGGCCCGGACAGAATGCTCGGTGCTTATTACGGGGGAAACCGGCACGGGTAAAGAGCTGGTTGCTCGTGCGCTCCATTATTACAGCCCGCGGCGAAACAACAATTTCATCACTGTCGATTCGGGCGGCCTCGTTGATACACTTATCGAAAGCGAACTGTTCGGCCACGAGAAAGGATCGTTCACCGGCGCGATCACCAATCGGATCGGCAGGTTTGAAATAGCGCACAAGGGCACTCTTTTCTTCGACGAAATCGCTAACATGAGCCTGCAAATCCAGAGCAAGCTTCTCCGTGTGCTCCAGGAACATGAAATCACACCTGTGGGCGGTCAGAAGCTCATCGCAGTGGATGTCCGGATTATCGCCGCCACCAATACAAACCTGGAGCAGGAAATAAAGCGGGGAATGTTCCGCAAAGATCTCTACTACCGCATCAATGTCATCCCTATTCATCTCCCCCCGCTCAGAGAACGGCGGGAAGATATTCCTCTTCTCGCTGATTATTTCCTCACAAAGTTCCTCAAAAATAAAAAGGTGAAAGCCCCCGTAAGGATCACCGAAAGCGCCGTTGAATCCATGATGAATTACTCATGGCCCGGAAACGTCAGAGAGCTTGAGCACCTGATGAACCGGGCGGTCATGCTGTGCGATGATGATAAGGTGGATCCGTTCAGGGTGTCCGGAAACTTCGGGACTGATGCGCCATGCGGGTTTTCTGTCAACCATCAGGCTCACCAGCTCCATGAGATCGAGCGTGAACACATTATTGAGATGCTCAAGCTTTACGGCCACAACAAGTCGCTTATAGCACGCATGCTGGGAATAGACCGCAAGACGCTCCGTAACAAAATGAAAAGGTACGAGATTAGCGACAATACGGTTCACTTAAGCGAAAAAAGGAAGGATCTTTAA
- a CDS encoding ATP-binding protein: protein MNTSLRVKLFISFFIAVFIMGITAAVISVYLIREWSLHQTQERLEKDLSMARKVYTDRIAEIQTILTFTSLRTKTVKGALIAGDIHTLLIALQEVRNVSEMDVLTVTDPLGKVILRAHHPDLSGDSLLYDALVARVIKTGNPASGTVIVPRSILKEESDDLAERIVFPAVSQYNADSHGVTGIESGMMIEAAVPIAGDDKRMIGILIGGKLLNGNRSIVDSVKNAVFANDLRIGNEAGMVALYQGTLCIAANTAPEHGSPVLGTIVHDDILEDSMTYTYRIIKRTMVSGRQFIAAFDAIRGVDGKVIGMLSVGLYESAFLNLRKHHAIIIVGVIVFSMFCALAAWFMLSKRIVRPIKDLAIQAQQMIEPKAGSHYHPRGGDEVDVVGKAFDHMISSIREQDTQIKTIRKEINQARRLSTLGKLAAGVAHEINNPLCGIVVYSNLVLEDMSPDDPRYSNVEKIIRESNRCRNIVKSLLDFARQSHPQLNPAEVNIIITEALNNLRCEPIFKHIQLAVNLDSSLPRVIVDASQIQEVFENILRNAAEAMDVHGTLTVMNCIKINEDDKRVVEVQFADTGPGIPPEHIGRIFDPFFTTKKCGHGTGLGLAVSYGIIERHGGLIAARNSESGGAVFTVELPVEEADA from the coding sequence ATGAACACCTCGCTCCGTGTCAAACTTTTCATCAGCTTTTTCATCGCAGTGTTTATCATGGGTATAACCGCTGCCGTAATCAGTGTCTACCTGATCAGGGAATGGTCGCTGCATCAAACCCAGGAGAGACTTGAAAAAGACCTTTCCATGGCTCGAAAGGTGTATACAGACAGGATAGCCGAGATTCAGACCATTCTTACGTTCACTTCTCTCCGCACCAAAACGGTGAAGGGGGCGCTGATCGCCGGCGACATACACACTCTGCTCATTGCGCTCCAGGAAGTGAGAAACGTGAGCGAAATGGATGTGCTTACCGTGACGGATCCTTTGGGTAAAGTAATCCTCAGAGCGCATCATCCCGATCTATCCGGCGACAGCTTGCTGTATGATGCACTCGTGGCCCGAGTCATTAAAACAGGCAATCCGGCTAGCGGCACTGTTATCGTTCCCCGTTCAATCCTAAAGGAAGAGAGCGACGACCTCGCAGAAAGAATCGTCTTTCCGGCAGTTTCGCAGTACAATGCTGACTCTCATGGTGTAACCGGAATCGAATCGGGCATGATGATTGAAGCGGCCGTTCCAATCGCGGGTGACGACAAACGCATGATTGGGATACTTATCGGAGGGAAGCTCCTGAACGGGAACCGTAGTATCGTAGACAGCGTTAAAAATGCAGTATTCGCAAACGATCTGCGAATCGGAAATGAGGCCGGCATGGTCGCGCTGTATCAGGGAACGCTCTGCATAGCAGCCAACACCGCGCCCGAACATGGATCTCCTGTTTTGGGGACTATAGTCCATGATGACATCCTTGAAGATTCCATGACATATACATACCGTATCATCAAACGCACTATGGTGTCAGGCAGGCAGTTTATTGCGGCGTTTGATGCTATAAGGGGTGTTGACGGGAAAGTGATCGGAATGTTATCGGTTGGGTTATATGAAAGCGCTTTTCTCAACCTCAGAAAACACCATGCAATAATTATTGTGGGAGTTATCGTTTTCAGTATGTTCTGCGCCCTCGCCGCCTGGTTCATGCTCTCCAAAAGGATCGTCCGGCCCATCAAGGACCTTGCCATTCAGGCGCAGCAGATGATAGAACCGAAAGCCGGGTCGCACTATCATCCTCGGGGCGGCGATGAGGTGGATGTTGTGGGGAAAGCCTTTGACCACATGATTTCTTCGATACGCGAACAAGACACACAAATAAAGACCATCCGCAAGGAAATAAACCAGGCCAGGCGGCTGTCCACTCTCGGCAAGCTCGCCGCAGGAGTCGCTCACGAGATAAACAACCCGCTGTGTGGTATCGTCGTGTATTCCAACCTTGTTCTTGAAGACATGTCGCCCGATGACCCCCGATATTCGAACGTGGAGAAAATCATCCGCGAATCGAACCGCTGCAGGAACATAGTCAAGAGTCTCCTTGATTTTGCCCGCCAGAGCCATCCGCAATTGAACCCCGCCGAAGTCAACATTATTATCACCGAGGCTCTCAACAACCTTCGTTGTGAGCCGATTTTTAAACATATCCAGCTTGCAGTCAATCTCGACAGCTCGCTCCCCAGGGTTATCGTGGATGCTTCGCAAATTCAGGAGGTATTCGAAAACATCTTACGAAATGCCGCCGAGGCAATGGATGTGCACGGAACCCTGACAGTCATGAACTGCATAAAGATAAATGAGGACGACAAACGGGTAGTCGAGGTTCAGTTCGCCGATACAGGTCCCGGAATTCCGCCGGAACACATCGGTCGCATTTTCGACCCATTTTTCACCACCAAAAAGTGCGGTCACGGCACCGGCCTGGGGCTTGCGGTAAGTTATGGAATCATCGAGCGTCACGGGGGCTTGATTGCGGCTCGGAACAGTGAAAGCGGCGGCGCAGTTTTTACAGTAGAACTGCCGGTTGAGGAGGCGGACGCATGA
- a CDS encoding dihydrodipicolinate synthase family protein: protein MLFKPEGIAPAMLTAFDEDGSINAEVMGDIVDFCYNSGCKMVFTVSSVGEFVHMETEEACHLMSIVKKAARGRFPVLAGVTASHIEKSIDLAKCARELGCDGIVCSPPYYYTVTQEIIERHYEMLAEAVPDMSIVMYNIPLFSTPLSYDLVKRVSQIPNVVAMKDSSGSMVDLIHFMDKCRLVGSDINILAGREEIVFPATMMGGKGAMVGTANIFPEIIVRIYNATLAGDFDTARSLQLAICLSIRTMFSVPFPLGFKAAMEVRGFRMGPPKAALTEADKIRTEGCKKRLHTILSELCEYADIPLIRGRG, encoded by the coding sequence ATGTTATTCAAACCCGAGGGAATCGCCCCCGCCATGCTGACCGCATTTGATGAGGATGGTTCCATAAATGCGGAAGTTATGGGAGATATAGTTGATTTCTGTTACAACAGCGGCTGCAAGATGGTTTTCACCGTATCGAGCGTCGGTGAATTCGTGCATATGGAAACAGAGGAAGCCTGCCATCTTATGAGCATAGTAAAAAAAGCCGCCCGGGGGCGCTTTCCGGTCCTGGCCGGGGTTACCGCCAGCCATATCGAGAAGTCCATCGATCTTGCCAAATGCGCCCGTGAGCTCGGCTGCGATGGCATTGTCTGCTCTCCTCCCTACTACTACACAGTCACACAGGAGATAATCGAGCGTCACTATGAGATGCTTGCAGAGGCGGTTCCGGATATGTCCATCGTGATGTACAATATTCCGCTCTTTTCCACCCCTCTTTCCTATGACCTCGTGAAACGGGTGTCGCAGATTCCCAATGTGGTCGCCATGAAAGATTCCTCTGGCAGCATGGTCGATCTTATCCACTTCATGGACAAATGCCGCCTCGTCGGCTCCGATATCAACATCCTCGCGGGACGCGAGGAGATCGTCTTCCCCGCCACCATGATGGGAGGCAAGGGCGCCATGGTCGGCACCGCGAACATCTTTCCGGAGATCATCGTGCGTATCTACAACGCCACTCTCGCCGGAGACTTCGATACCGCCCGCTCGCTCCAGCTTGCCATCTGTCTTTCCATCCGTACCATGTTCAGCGTGCCGTTCCCGCTGGGGTTCAAGGCGGCGATGGAAGTACGCGGATTCAGGATGGGCCCGCCGAAAGCGGCTCTCACCGAAGCCGACAAGATTCGCACCGAGGGATGCAAGAAACGCCTCCA